A window of Candidatus Bathyarchaeota archaeon contains these coding sequences:
- the smc gene encoding chromosome segregation protein SMC — MPYIKKIELKGFKSFGPQTVKVNLDKGFTAITGPNGSGKTNIMDALLFSLGELSTRRLRAENSAKLIFHGSEKGGLEKAKMAKVVVQFDNSDGLMPVDTNTVTISREVYRNGQSVYRLNGRRMSRTHITETLSMAAISSMSNNIIPQGTITRLTDLTSQERRKIIEDLIGIAQYDSEKTEAEEKLRAADISIRTAMGRIDEVQKRLDDLERERNQLQRYNFIQAETRKFQAIKLSSEVHQQNQKISENQAQAQKVKERVDKLREQRDLRRSKRHEIEGDWRKLSGEGLEQGGSEVLKTQIKIGELKSRLTELNSKINSGQATLDSFKRVKENNVAQHENLQKEIRENRLKIRQLRSEYEKLTAQLAEKQAQHEALAKETAQLWENLDGNNQQISQLNGQIEGYVKRLAFLRSEYKQDKAALRLCVGRIKNLTVRKEKFIASQAEIEKSLGELEQVQRDQKAQLKNLENLIEKKKLQKETVEKEILEAEKIASSAKDAVVEFATQRDLAATIAAEEKALRGIEEMGNVGAINGIHGRLRNLVKIDKSFKKAIDAAATGWLDALVVKDIDVAFTCTETLRRMKLGRIKLIPLQGAITIKNKPVPKREGVLGPLSSFMKYESSFELAVNYVFGDTIVVSNDKVGFALSNEGYRAVTVNGDVYEPGAFESGYYRAPIDFSTIIPSENALKSLDEAVKALQTHLAQRSTDIAGIEEELDQYKIDMTRLSEGIATLEREIIRVRRAVKRTQLNIRHVDKYSGKLEREAAAFRGRMTVYRNERNNIHANLKKIHTEIAALRLKTNVAHIQELEVQREKFGEEANTLRQRLGSLQTEINTFQSQFDHVLRVGYQNAKIQLSKLDQQQVKLQKEVADAIAERDAIKKEAEELEKRRVELSNAVLSAREESKKFTSQIDAIDAELRLLDAEYEQADKLQNQLQVSMETAQLRLQQLLSQLKQYGYEQPLETNPQQVQDAETSIRMMQFEMDRIGAVNQLAAQHYADQISRYRELSVRLNELEREKQAIVAFMDEIEAKKRKVFMTAFDKINASLTVYFAKMTGGGSATLKLENPDEPFTGGIDMIVQFPNKPSIVVSGASGGERSISAVAFIFSLKEFSPASFYILDEVDAHLDAFHTTKLAETLLEEAGKTQFIVISLRPEMVNKAQKVYGVYERNGISNVVTAKFPPEAPAA, encoded by the coding sequence GTGCCGTACATTAAAAAAATCGAGTTAAAGGGCTTTAAGTCTTTTGGACCACAAACCGTAAAGGTAAACCTAGACAAGGGTTTCACAGCCATCACGGGACCAAACGGAAGCGGCAAAACCAACATCATGGACGCCCTGCTTTTCTCGCTTGGAGAACTTAGCACCAGACGCCTCAGGGCAGAGAACTCGGCGAAACTAATTTTCCACGGCTCCGAGAAGGGCGGTTTAGAAAAAGCGAAGATGGCAAAAGTGGTCGTCCAATTCGACAACTCTGACGGTTTAATGCCTGTAGATACCAATACGGTGACGATTTCAAGGGAAGTCTACCGTAACGGACAAAGCGTTTACCGCTTAAACGGGCGACGCATGAGCCGCACCCACATAACCGAAACCCTCTCTATGGCAGCCATCAGCAGTATGAGTAACAACATCATCCCCCAAGGCACAATTACCCGTTTAACTGACTTAACTTCGCAGGAACGACGCAAAATCATCGAAGACCTCATCGGCATAGCACAGTACGACTCTGAGAAAACCGAAGCGGAAGAGAAACTGCGCGCCGCAGACATATCCATCCGCACCGCCATGGGCAGAATCGACGAAGTACAAAAACGCCTCGACGACTTAGAGCGGGAACGCAATCAACTTCAGCGTTATAACTTTATTCAAGCTGAGACCCGAAAGTTCCAAGCAATTAAACTCTCAAGCGAAGTCCATCAACAGAATCAAAAAATCAGTGAAAACCAAGCCCAGGCACAAAAAGTCAAAGAACGCGTTGATAAACTCAGAGAGCAACGTGACCTCCGCCGTAGCAAACGCCACGAGATTGAAGGTGACTGGCGTAAACTCAGCGGCGAAGGATTAGAGCAAGGCGGCTCTGAGGTCCTGAAAACTCAGATTAAAATCGGAGAATTAAAATCTCGACTAACGGAGTTAAACTCCAAGATAAATTCTGGGCAAGCTACACTGGACAGCTTCAAACGCGTCAAAGAAAACAACGTAGCCCAACACGAAAACCTCCAAAAAGAAATCCGAGAAAACCGCCTCAAAATCCGACAGCTACGCAGCGAATACGAAAAACTTACCGCTCAATTGGCTGAGAAGCAGGCGCAGCATGAAGCCCTCGCCAAAGAAACCGCGCAACTCTGGGAGAACTTGGACGGTAACAACCAGCAGATCAGTCAACTGAACGGCCAAATCGAAGGATACGTCAAACGTTTGGCGTTCCTGCGTTCTGAGTACAAGCAGGATAAAGCCGCATTGCGGCTGTGCGTGGGCAGAATCAAAAACTTAACCGTGCGCAAAGAGAAATTTATCGCAAGCCAAGCTGAAATCGAGAAATCCCTGGGCGAACTGGAGCAGGTGCAGCGGGACCAGAAGGCGCAACTCAAAAACCTTGAAAACCTGATCGAGAAAAAGAAACTCCAGAAAGAAACTGTTGAGAAGGAGATTTTGGAAGCCGAAAAAATCGCCAGCTCAGCCAAAGACGCCGTAGTAGAATTCGCCACCCAACGCGACTTAGCCGCAACCATAGCGGCTGAAGAAAAAGCCCTTCGCGGCATCGAAGAAATGGGCAACGTCGGCGCCATAAACGGTATACATGGTCGTCTCCGTAACCTCGTCAAAATCGACAAAAGCTTCAAGAAAGCTATTGACGCCGCTGCGACTGGTTGGCTTGACGCGTTGGTTGTTAAAGACATCGACGTAGCTTTCACCTGTACCGAGACACTTAGGCGTATGAAGTTGGGACGAATTAAACTCATTCCGCTTCAGGGTGCAATTACCATAAAAAATAAGCCTGTGCCTAAACGTGAAGGTGTTTTGGGGCCGCTTAGTAGCTTCATGAAGTATGAATCGAGCTTTGAGTTAGCTGTGAACTATGTTTTTGGCGACACCATTGTTGTCTCTAATGACAAAGTGGGCTTCGCGTTGTCGAATGAGGGCTACCGCGCTGTTACCGTCAACGGCGACGTCTATGAGCCTGGCGCCTTTGAAAGTGGTTACTACCGTGCTCCAATAGATTTTTCCACGATTATCCCAAGTGAAAACGCTCTAAAAAGTCTCGACGAAGCCGTAAAAGCTCTCCAAACTCATCTTGCTCAACGTAGTACAGACATTGCCGGCATCGAAGAAGAACTTGACCAGTACAAAATAGACATGACCCGCCTCTCTGAAGGCATAGCGACTTTAGAAAGAGAAATCATCCGTGTACGTCGAGCTGTAAAACGTACACAACTAAACATTCGTCATGTAGACAAATACTCAGGTAAACTTGAACGGGAAGCCGCAGCTTTCCGTGGGCGTATGACCGTTTACCGCAACGAACGAAACAACATACATGCTAACCTTAAAAAAATCCATACAGAAATCGCCGCGCTTCGCCTAAAAACAAACGTTGCCCACATTCAGGAACTTGAGGTACAACGTGAAAAATTCGGCGAAGAAGCCAACACTCTGCGCCAACGGCTCGGCTCCCTGCAAACAGAAATCAACACTTTTCAGTCACAGTTTGACCACGTTCTACGTGTGGGCTACCAGAACGCTAAGATTCAGCTTTCAAAACTTGACCAGCAGCAAGTTAAACTTCAGAAGGAAGTTGCCGACGCCATTGCCGAGCGGGACGCTATAAAGAAGGAAGCTGAAGAACTTGAGAAACGCCGCGTGGAACTCTCCAACGCTGTGCTTTCGGCAAGGGAAGAATCCAAAAAGTTCACCTCCCAAATTGATGCCATTGATGCTGAATTACGGCTACTGGACGCCGAGTATGAACAGGCAGATAAACTTCAGAACCAGTTGCAGGTCAGCATGGAAACTGCTCAGCTTCGGCTTCAACAGCTCCTTTCTCAACTCAAACAGTACGGCTACGAACAGCCGCTTGAAACCAACCCGCAGCAGGTGCAAGACGCGGAAACCAGCATCCGCATGATGCAGTTCGAAATGGACCGCATAGGCGCAGTTAACCAGCTGGCTGCACAGCACTATGCAGACCAAATCAGCCGCTACCGTGAACTCTCCGTGCGCCTCAACGAGTTAGAACGCGAAAAACAGGCCATCGTCGCGTTTATGGATGAAATCGAGGCAAAGAAGCGCAAAGTGTTCATGACAGCGTTTGACAAGATAAACGCGAGTTTAACAGTTTACTTTGCAAAGATGACAGGCGGCGGAAGCGCCACCTTGAAACTGGAGAACCCCGATGAACCCTTCACAGGCGGCATCGACATGATCGTCCAGTTCCCCAACAAACCCAGCATCGTCGTCAGTGGAGCCAGCGGCGGGGAACGCTCCATCTCAGCGGTTGCCTTCATTTTCTCGCTCAAAGAGTTTTCGCCAGCATCATTCTACATCCTCGACGAGGTCGATGCCCACTTAGACGCTTTCCACACCACAAAACTCGCCGAAACTCTCCTTGAAGAGGCAGGAAAAACCCAGTTTATAGTCATCAGCCTCCGCCCAGAGATGGTTAACAAGGCACAAAAAGTGTACGGCGTTTACGAACGCAACGGTATATCAAACGTGGTGACAGCCAAGTTCCCACCGGAGGCGCCAGCAGCCTAA
- a CDS encoding PQQ-binding-like beta-propeller repeat protein — MNLTKNRISKQTLSIFAIVLALSIAIPMTALSTASAHTPAWQITSFAYVTAAPNPIGVGQKMYVYMWVDTPLAGSAAANDIRRHDYTVIITDPDGSNTTQHWDVVQDTTNVQAYSYTPSKVGNYTVTFKYGGQVYTWNTSNTPGLSAANALFENDTFLPAQAVTTFTVQEDPIRDVTSPAALPTEYWTRPINGQNSNWYVISSNWLNGPYIRSGATATGGAGYGRYQKDGSAPETQHIMWTKPIQQGGVVGGSSTTNYGEGFYTGSSYNTRFSNPIVMQGILYYQEPYGNSGTGGDYVAVKLQTGQELWRINASATGVSLVPSFGYLYSYESPNGNQHGVLPNGILIASTTSYSGQGTTWKAYDASNGVLTQMTITNVPSGTIAAGPRGEYLIYTLTNYGTTSNPNWYLAQWNSSKILIPANEGGGQPTTANAVWYTGTSNASLASCYDWNVSLSSLTGTGWSIYRDIAVGNKLMLTQGSMGVGPRAQETGMNVTVVSINPDNVGHILMSKSYAATGKNVTRTIIALNADLDVFVTEDKETLELNGYSLVNGNNLWTSNALVVEWDTLRRVNLWAYDNLYCSGYDGIVYCYDMKTGNLKWTYGNGGEGNSTNSGQDTVYGHYPTFVNVIADGKVYVATTEHSPDQPLYKGSQYRCLNATTGEEIWTLTGMGSGMYVGQTDLVADGYFTYLNIYDMQIYTLGKGASKLTVEAPTAAITQGQSLVIRGSVTDIAAGTTQDEQAARFPNGVPCVSDASMKQWMEYVYMQQNKPTTTTGVEVTLSVVDANGNYRVIGTTTTVDGFFTYNYQPDIPGQYLVYASFAGSNAYYPSSAMTSFAVDQAPATATPQPTQPPSAADLYFIPAIAGLFVLVVVSILLTLLVLKKRP, encoded by the coding sequence GTGAATTTAACAAAAAACAGAATTAGCAAGCAAACACTTTCAATATTCGCAATAGTTCTTGCGCTATCCATAGCTATCCCAATGACTGCACTGTCAACCGCAAGTGCACACACTCCCGCATGGCAAATCACTTCATTTGCCTACGTAACTGCTGCCCCAAACCCAATCGGTGTTGGGCAGAAAATGTATGTCTACATGTGGGTTGACACACCTCTAGCAGGTTCAGCCGCAGCAAACGACATCCGCAGGCACGACTATACCGTGATCATAACTGATCCAGACGGTTCAAACACAACTCAGCACTGGGATGTTGTTCAAGACACAACAAACGTCCAAGCCTACTCATACACACCAAGTAAAGTAGGAAACTATACAGTGACATTCAAGTATGGTGGACAAGTATACACTTGGAACACCTCTAACACTCCAGGGCTATCAGCAGCAAACGCACTTTTCGAGAACGACACATTCCTTCCCGCTCAGGCAGTAACAACCTTTACCGTACAGGAAGACCCAATTCGCGACGTAACCAGCCCCGCTGCTCTTCCAACTGAATACTGGACGCGACCTATAAACGGCCAAAACAGTAACTGGTACGTAATTTCCTCTAACTGGCTAAACGGCCCCTACATCCGCTCAGGCGCTACAGCCACTGGCGGTGCAGGATACGGCAGATACCAAAAAGACGGTTCAGCACCAGAAACTCAACATATCATGTGGACTAAGCCCATCCAACAAGGTGGAGTAGTTGGCGGATCATCAACTACAAACTATGGTGAAGGCTTCTACACAGGCAGCTCTTACAACACCCGATTCTCAAACCCTATCGTTATGCAGGGAATCCTATACTATCAAGAACCATACGGTAACTCAGGCACTGGCGGCGACTACGTTGCAGTAAAACTACAAACAGGCCAAGAATTATGGCGCATCAACGCATCCGCAACAGGCGTATCTCTTGTCCCATCCTTCGGTTACCTCTACAGTTATGAATCACCCAACGGCAACCAACACGGTGTTCTTCCCAACGGCATACTAATCGCGTCTACAACATCCTACAGCGGTCAAGGAACCACATGGAAAGCATACGATGCCTCAAACGGTGTCCTTACACAAATGACTATCACCAACGTACCTTCAGGCACAATTGCAGCTGGTCCACGAGGCGAGTACCTAATTTACACTCTAACAAACTACGGCACCACATCAAACCCCAACTGGTATCTGGCACAATGGAACTCCTCTAAGATTCTCATTCCTGCCAACGAAGGCGGCGGTCAACCAACGACAGCCAATGCAGTTTGGTACACTGGCACTTCCAATGCAAGTCTGGCAAGTTGCTACGACTGGAACGTATCCCTCTCATCGCTAACTGGAACAGGCTGGAGCATCTACCGCGACATCGCTGTCGGCAACAAACTAATGCTCACACAAGGCAGTATGGGTGTTGGTCCAAGAGCTCAAGAAACAGGCATGAACGTAACTGTAGTAAGCATAAACCCTGACAATGTTGGCCACATCTTAATGAGTAAATCCTACGCTGCAACAGGCAAAAACGTCACCAGAACAATCATCGCTCTAAACGCAGACTTAGACGTTTTCGTTACAGAAGACAAGGAAACCTTGGAACTCAACGGCTATAGTCTTGTCAATGGAAACAACCTTTGGACTTCAAATGCCCTCGTAGTTGAATGGGATACCCTAAGAAGAGTTAACCTCTGGGCTTATGACAATCTCTACTGTTCAGGCTACGATGGCATAGTCTACTGCTATGACATGAAAACCGGCAACTTAAAATGGACTTACGGCAACGGCGGCGAAGGCAACAGCACCAACTCAGGTCAAGACACAGTCTACGGTCACTACCCAACGTTCGTAAACGTTATCGCAGACGGCAAAGTCTACGTAGCAACAACCGAGCACTCACCCGACCAACCACTCTACAAAGGCTCACAATACCGATGCTTAAACGCTACCACTGGCGAAGAAATCTGGACGCTAACCGGTATGGGCTCAGGTATGTACGTTGGCCAAACTGACCTCGTAGCAGACGGCTACTTCACGTACCTAAACATCTACGACATGCAGATCTACACACTCGGTAAAGGTGCAAGCAAACTAACCGTTGAAGCACCAACAGCAGCCATAACCCAAGGTCAAAGTTTAGTCATCCGTGGCTCAGTCACTGACATCGCCGCAGGCACAACCCAAGATGAACAAGCAGCACGCTTCCCCAACGGCGTCCCATGTGTCTCTGACGCAAGCATGAAGCAGTGGATGGAATACGTCTACATGCAGCAGAACAAACCAACAACCACAACAGGCGTTGAAGTAACCCTAAGTGTGGTTGACGCAAACGGCAACTACAGAGTCATAGGCACCACAACCACCGTCGACGGATTCTTCACCTACAACTACCAACCCGACATACCCGGTCAGTATCTAGTATACGCTTCATTTGCCGGTAGCAACGCATACTACCCCTCAAGTGCAATGACTTCCTTCGCAGTTGACCAAGCACCAGCAACCGCCACACCACAACCAACCCAGCCACCATCAGCAGCTGACCTGTACTTCATTCCAGCAATCGCAGGCCTCTTCGTCTTAGTCGTAGTAAGCATCTTGTTGACCTTGCTGGTTCTAAAGAAACGACCATAA
- a CDS encoding molybdopterin-dependent oxidoreductase, whose product MNKKQRITIIFLATIALTIAENGVHAQIPTTNYKITYQSLVDMPKITVYAELYCDGFLLTGADWSGVQLSYLLNYLHADSEANSVQFVASDGYTVTIPIQLAKAPQTLIAYEINGQPLPEELRLILPDYNGAAWISHIVYLSVSDAVVPNPALISVGGGMLRNTVSDLNTNPAPTPTPASVSSPSSHTSATPSNTGASPPATSPSPTPLNSVAAYPEPTYQSVGQQPTIFAPSLMVSVIAVLLVCFAVGILLSRRRKN is encoded by the coding sequence ATGAACAAAAAACAAAGAATAACCATCATTTTCCTCGCAACAATAGCCTTAACAATAGCTGAAAACGGCGTCCACGCTCAAATTCCAACAACGAACTATAAAATCACGTATCAAAGCCTCGTAGACATGCCCAAAATAACCGTATATGCTGAACTCTACTGCGACGGCTTCCTATTAACCGGTGCAGATTGGAGCGGCGTACAACTCAGCTATCTACTAAACTACCTCCATGCTGACAGCGAGGCCAACTCTGTTCAATTCGTCGCCTCAGACGGATACACCGTCACCATACCCATACAATTGGCCAAGGCACCTCAAACCTTAATCGCGTACGAAATAAATGGTCAACCGCTACCCGAAGAGCTTCGGCTTATTCTGCCTGACTACAATGGAGCCGCATGGATTTCTCATATAGTATACCTTTCTGTGAGTGACGCTGTGGTTCCTAATCCTGCCTTGATTTCTGTAGGTGGCGGTATGTTAAGGAACACAGTCAGTGACTTAAATACCAATCCTGCACCTACTCCAACTCCTGCTTCTGTTTCATCACCTTCCTCACACACGTCTGCAACCCCCTCAAACACAGGTGCAAGTCCACCTGCTACAAGTCCGAGCCCGACGCCTTTAAACAGCGTTGCAGCTTACCCTGAACCCACATATCAATCGGTCGGGCAGCAGCCAACTATTTTCGCGCCTTCTCTGATGGTTTCGGTGATAGCTGTTTTATTGGTTTGTTTTGCGGTTGGAATCTTGCTGAGCAGACGCAGAAAAAACTAA